The DNA window GACTCCCATGCGAGAATTTCTCTATGTAGAGGATATGGCAGAGGCCTGTGTATTTTTAATGGAGCAAGAAACTTCTGATGGATTGTTTAATATTGGTACTGGTAAAGATATGACCATTAAAGAACTTGCTCATATTGTAATGGAAGTAGTTGGCTTTCAGGGAGAAATCGTATTTGATATTATAAAACCGGATGGTACTCCTCGTAAGTTACTAGATGTTAGTCGTGTAAAAACTCTTGGCTGGTCGGCTAAAATCGGCTTAAAAGAGGGAATTTTTCTTGCTTATCAAGATTTTTTAGCCCATAGTTCTCACTAAATAGGGGTGGTGAAACAAAAACCACTCATTACTTTAGCCGTTCCTTCCTATAATCAAGGGAGCTACCTTGAACAAACGTTAAGATCTATTTTTAGTCAATCATTACCTATTGAAGTATTTATATTAGACGGTGGTTCCCAAGATCAGTCTATTTCAATTATAAAAAAATGGGAATCCTACTTAGCAGGGTGGCGTAGTTATCCAGATCAGGGACAAACTGCAGCTATTAATGAAGGTATTGTACAAGGCACTGCACCTTTCGTCGGCTGGCTTAATAGTGATGATTGGCTCTTACCTAAAGGATTATCTACTTTATTAAGAGCACTTCAAAGTTCCCAATTTAAAAATGCCCCTTTTGCCTATGGGCGATCCTGGAATTTTTATGAAAAAAATCATACTTTTCGGTCAGTATGGGTAGAACCATTTCATGAAAATAGACTAGCTCTGCGTTGTATTATCTCTCAGCCTGCAACTTTGATTAGACGATCTGCTTGGGAAGAGGTAAGGGGGGTAAGTAATCAGTTTCAACTTGCGATGGACTATGATCTATGGTGGCGGTTATTTAGAAAATTTGGCACCCCTTATTTTATAGATCAATTTATTGCGGTGAATAGAGTACATACTGAAACGAAAACTAACACTCAGCCTAGATTGCATTACCAAGAAGCAATAAAAATCGTACACCAGCACTATGGAGCAATTCCCTTAAAATGGCGGCTTTTCTGGCCCTATAGAGTATGGCTTAAAAGCATCATGAATAGGTTCAGTGTTTAAATATTTTGTCTTTAATTGAAAATGAAAGTATTACATTTTTATAAAACTTATTTTCCAGAAACCATTGGAGGGGTTGAGCAAGTTATCTATCAAATAGCACGGGGTGTTTCAATCTACAGTATTGATACTGAAGTACTTACTTTAGCTCAAGAATCTAGTAAAAAACCTTTAGTTCTTGAAAATCACTTAATCTATCAAGCTAAATGTGACGTTCAAATAGCATCTACTGGTTTTTCCCGAGCAGCGTTATTTCGCTTTATGGAATTGGCAAAGCAGGTAGATATTATCCATTACCATTTTCCTTGGCCTTTTATGGATATAGTTCATTTTCTCTCATCAGTAAAAAAACCTACGGTACTTACTTATCATTCGGATATTATTCGTCAAAAGTTTTTACTTACTATTTATCGCCCTTTAATGAAATTTTTTTTAAATCGTGTTGATGCTATTGTTGCTACCTCACCTAATTATTTAGCTACCAGCCAAGTACTCGACGGATATCGAGGCAAGACAGAGGTTATTCCAATTGGTATTGATAAAAATACTTATCCTCAAGTGACTTCAGCAAAATTAAATTATTGGCGCAATCAAATAGGAGAAGGTTTTTTTTTATTTGTAGGTATGCTCCGTTACTATAAAGGATTGCATATTCTTTTAGATGCCCTGAAAGACACTAATTTTTCTGTAGTGATTGTAGGATCAGGACCTATTGAACACTCTTTAAAGCACCATGCAAAATCTCTAAAATTAAGAAATATCCATTTTCTTGGCACGTTACCTAATGAAGATAAAGTTGCCTTAATTCAGCTTAGCTTAGCTATGGTCTTTCCTTCTCATCTTCGATCTGAGGCTTTTGGGATTTCTCTACTTGAAGGAGCTATGTACGGAAAGCCTATGATTTCTAGCGAAATTGGTACAGGTACTAGCTATATTAATATTCATAATGAAACAGGATTGGTGGTACCGCCTAGTGATCCGACTGCTTTTAGGAAAGCAATGGAATTTCTTTGGAACTCTCCTGATATTGCAAGAGCAATGGGGGGAAAAGCAGAAGCCCGTTATTGGCAACTATTTACTGGGAAGCACATGGCGAGATCTTATGCCCATCTCTATCAGAGATTATGCACTCCTTAAATTATAATCTAATAGGTACGGGTTTATTAATATGAATAGCTTGAGGGGTAAGCTGACAACTATAGGCTATTACTTCTACCCCTTGGGTTATCGCAAACTGTAATTTTTCTCCATAGACTGGATCAATATGATTTGCTGGAGAGAAATAATCACAATCTTCTCTCTGTATCAGGTAAAATATAACGCTACGACAACTTTTAGTACATATTTTAGCCAATTCATCTAAGTGTTTTGCACCTCGTGCAGTTACTGCATCTGGGAATAGTGCATTATTCTCCTCTCTAAGGGTTACATTTTTTACTTCCACGTAACAATGTTGTTGAGCGACGGGATTTTCTAGTAATAAGTCAATGCGTGAGTTTTGCCCATAAGGCACTTCTTGCCTTATTGTTTCATAGCCTAAAAGTTCTGATACCTTTTCCTTAGCAATAGCTTCTTTGACTATTCCATTAGCTCGCCCTGTATGGACTCCTACTAAACTAGTACCTACATCTATTAACTCTAAGGTATAGGGTAATTTTCGTTTTAGATTATCAGATTTAGAAATATATACTTTGGTACCCGCAGCAACTAATCCTTTCATTGAACCTGTATTAGGGCAGTGGGCAGTAATGAGCTCACCAGTGGCTAATTCAACTTCAGCAAGAAATCGTTGGTAGCGACGATGAAGGGTGCCAGCGAGTAGTGATTGTTGAAAATTCAAGAAAAAAATATCTAATTAAACAGAAGTAAGAAATTTATCAATTTCTTCCATAATATAATCATGTAAACGGGAAAGTTCTGGATCTCTTAAAAACCCAGAGCTACCACCAGACCAAAGTACCAAAGGTTCTTGCCTACCTTGATAGTGAGGAAGAAGCATTTTTACGGATAGAGCATAGGAATACCCTAAATAAGATGAAATTAACCTAAGATTAATTAGTATAGTAGCAGTGAGCTCTTCGTCATAGTTATCTACCACAGAAAACCCAGCGTCCTCCAAACTCTGCGAAATCTCTTTAACAAGTGCCTCTTCTTTTAAGCCAAACCGCTCGTAATCATGCTTTATCCCAGTGACTTTTACTACTACCGTGTCAATATCCTGAGAAGTGAGTGCTTCTTCTGCATTTACTTTCTCAAGTGCAATACCTAATATAAAAAATAGCAAGAGCCAAACTAAGGGCTTTCGATGCATAAAATATTCCTTTACTTATTATATAAATACTTTACATAGGCGATAAGTAATAACGCCAGTATAATAGATAGAATAAAAAATAATAGATTAGAGACCAATCGTGGCGAAATATAAAGAAACTTTAAATCTTCCTAAAACTGATTTTCCAATGAAAGCTAACTTGGCTCAGAGAGAACCAGAAATGCTAAAACGTTGGCAAAATATGGATCTTTATTACCAACTACGGCAAATAGGTCGTAATCGGGAGAAAAAATTTATTCTCCATGATGGTCCTCCCTATGCTAATGGTGCTATTCATATTGGGCATGCTGTTAATAAGATTATTAAAGATATTATCATCAAATCAAAAGCTTTAAACGAATTTGATGCACCCTACATCCCTGGTTGGGATTGCCATGGATTACCTATTGAACTTAATGTAGAGAAAAAATCAGGTAAACCTGGAATTAAAATTTCACCAGAAGATTTTCGCCAGAGATGCCGAAGTTACGCTAAAGAGCAAGTGAATACACAACAGGAAGATTTTAAGCGCTTAGGGGTATTAGGAGATTGGGATTATCCATATCTTACTATGGCCTATGGATTTGAAGCAAATATTATTCGAGCCTTAGGTAGAGTTATTGAGAATGATCATCTATATAAAGGAGTAAAGCCGGTTCATTGGTGTATTGATTGTGGATCTGCTCTAGCAGAAGCAGAAGTAGAATATCAAGACAAAACTTCCCTTGCTATTGATGTATGTTTTCCAGTGATTGACACTGGAACAGTGCAACATTGCTTCCAAATAGAGACTAAGAATAAAACTCCTATTAGTGTTGTCATTTGGACCACTACCCCTTGGACTTTACCTGCAAACCAAGCA is part of the Candidatus Nitrosacidococcus sp. I8 genome and encodes:
- a CDS encoding glycosyltransferase; the encoded protein is MKQKPLITLAVPSYNQGSYLEQTLRSIFSQSLPIEVFILDGGSQDQSISIIKKWESYLAGWRSYPDQGQTAAINEGIVQGTAPFVGWLNSDDWLLPKGLSTLLRALQSSQFKNAPFAYGRSWNFYEKNHTFRSVWVEPFHENRLALRCIISQPATLIRRSAWEEVRGVSNQFQLAMDYDLWWRLFRKFGTPYFIDQFIAVNRVHTETKTNTQPRLHYQEAIKIVHQHYGAIPLKWRLFWPYRVWLKSIMNRFSV
- a CDS encoding glycosyltransferase family 4 protein; the encoded protein is MKVLHFYKTYFPETIGGVEQVIYQIARGVSIYSIDTEVLTLAQESSKKPLVLENHLIYQAKCDVQIASTGFSRAALFRFMELAKQVDIIHYHFPWPFMDIVHFLSSVKKPTVLTYHSDIIRQKFLLTIYRPLMKFFLNRVDAIVATSPNYLATSQVLDGYRGKTEVIPIGIDKNTYPQVTSAKLNYWRNQIGEGFFLFVGMLRYYKGLHILLDALKDTNFSVVIVGSGPIEHSLKHHAKSLKLRNIHFLGTLPNEDKVALIQLSLAMVFPSHLRSEAFGISLLEGAMYGKPMISSEIGTGTSYINIHNETGLVVPPSDPTAFRKAMEFLWNSPDIARAMGGKAEARYWQLFTGKHMARSYAHLYQRLCTP
- the sfsA gene encoding DNA/RNA nuclease SfsA, with translation MNFQQSLLAGTLHRRYQRFLAEVELATGELITAHCPNTGSMKGLVAAGTKVYISKSDNLKRKLPYTLELIDVGTSLVGVHTGRANGIVKEAIAKEKVSELLGYETIRQEVPYGQNSRIDLLLENPVAQQHCYVEVKNVTLREENNALFPDAVTARGAKHLDELAKICTKSCRSVIFYLIQREDCDYFSPANHIDPVYGEKLQFAITQGVEVIAYSCQLTPQAIHINKPVPIRL